Proteins encoded by one window of Chondromyces crocatus:
- the glgX gene encoding glycogen debranching protein GlgX gives MDRAEIWPGQPYPLGATWDGAGTNFAVFSEQAERVELCLFDEAGKETRVTLPEMSGYVWHGYIPDIGPGQRYGYRVHGPWDPARGLRCNASKLLLDPYAKAITGAVTWNEALFSYRFGQSEEEINSMDSAPYMVRGVVINPFFDWRNDRPPRRPAHKTVIYEAHVKGMTALHPRIPEHLRGTYAGLAHPVMIDYLQWLGVTAIELMPVHQFIHDHFLTEKGKKNYWGYNTLGYFAPHSEYAASSSPGDLVREFKAMVRTFHEAGIEVIIDVVYNHTAEGNHQGPTLSFRGLDNPSYYRLVAETPAFYMDYTGCGNSLNMKHPHVLQLITDSLRYWVQEMHVDGFRFDLASTLARELHNVDRLSSFLNLLHQDPVLSQVKLIAEPWDVGEGGYQVGNFPALWAEWNGKFRDTARDFWRGKYATLPEFANRFTGSSDLYGSTGRRPFASVNFVTAHDGFTLRDLVSYNEKHNESNGMDSTDGENHNRSWNCGVEGDTDDPAVLALRRRQQRNLLVTLFLSQGIPMLLAGDELGRTQKGNNNGFCHDDELTWVHWEDADDGLLAFTQKLIAFQYAHPAFRRRRWFEGRSVRGAGLTDIGWFRPDGQEMNDADWSTWFARSMGVFIHGEGIPSLDPYGRRVIDDSFYLIFNAHGESLDLRMPEVLGDGWDLILDTAAEPSWLEAPHRVEANITAQGRSVVLLRKPRHEEERGLWSWPSQMLKRRV, from the coding sequence ATGGATCGAGCCGAGATCTGGCCTGGTCAGCCTTACCCCCTCGGTGCCACCTGGGACGGCGCCGGTACCAACTTCGCGGTCTTCTCGGAGCAAGCCGAGCGGGTCGAGCTCTGCCTCTTCGACGAGGCAGGGAAAGAGACGCGGGTCACCCTGCCGGAGATGAGCGGCTACGTCTGGCATGGCTACATCCCGGACATCGGACCCGGCCAGCGGTACGGCTATCGGGTCCATGGCCCGTGGGATCCTGCCCGCGGGCTTCGTTGCAACGCCAGCAAGCTCTTGCTGGATCCCTACGCGAAGGCCATCACGGGCGCCGTCACCTGGAACGAGGCGCTGTTCTCGTATCGCTTCGGTCAGTCGGAGGAGGAGATCAACAGCATGGATAGCGCCCCCTACATGGTGCGGGGCGTCGTCATCAATCCCTTCTTCGACTGGCGAAACGACCGACCGCCGCGACGACCTGCGCACAAGACGGTCATCTACGAAGCCCACGTGAAGGGCATGACCGCCTTGCACCCGCGCATCCCGGAGCACCTGCGCGGTACGTACGCGGGCCTCGCCCATCCGGTCATGATCGATTACCTGCAGTGGCTCGGTGTGACGGCGATCGAGCTGATGCCCGTGCATCAGTTCATCCACGACCACTTCCTGACGGAGAAGGGGAAGAAGAACTACTGGGGGTACAACACCCTCGGCTACTTCGCCCCTCATTCCGAGTACGCCGCCAGTTCGAGCCCCGGGGATCTGGTGCGCGAGTTCAAGGCGATGGTGCGGACGTTCCACGAGGCTGGCATCGAGGTCATCATCGACGTCGTCTACAACCACACCGCCGAGGGCAATCACCAGGGCCCGACGCTCAGCTTCCGCGGGCTCGACAACCCGAGCTACTACCGTCTCGTCGCCGAGACCCCGGCGTTCTACATGGACTACACGGGGTGCGGGAACTCGCTCAACATGAAGCACCCCCACGTGCTCCAGCTCATCACCGACTCCCTGCGCTACTGGGTGCAGGAGATGCACGTCGACGGGTTTCGCTTCGATCTCGCCTCCACCTTGGCGAGAGAGCTTCACAACGTGGATCGTCTCTCCTCCTTCCTGAACCTGCTCCACCAGGATCCGGTGCTCAGCCAGGTGAAACTCATCGCCGAGCCGTGGGACGTCGGCGAAGGCGGCTATCAGGTCGGCAATTTCCCCGCCCTGTGGGCAGAGTGGAACGGCAAATTCAGGGATACGGCGCGCGACTTCTGGCGCGGGAAGTACGCAACGCTGCCCGAGTTCGCGAATCGCTTCACGGGAAGCTCCGATCTCTATGGCTCCACCGGTCGGCGACCGTTCGCCAGCGTCAACTTCGTCACCGCACACGACGGCTTCACGCTGCGCGATCTGGTCTCGTACAACGAGAAGCACAACGAATCGAACGGGATGGACAGCACCGACGGGGAGAACCACAACCGCTCATGGAATTGCGGTGTGGAAGGGGATACGGACGATCCGGCCGTCCTCGCCTTGCGCAGGCGACAGCAGCGCAACCTCCTCGTCACCCTGTTCCTCTCTCAGGGCATCCCGATGCTCCTCGCCGGCGATGAGCTGGGGCGCACCCAGAAGGGCAACAACAACGGCTTCTGCCATGACGACGAGCTGACGTGGGTTCACTGGGAGGACGCGGACGATGGCCTGCTCGCGTTCACGCAGAAGCTGATCGCCTTCCAGTATGCTCACCCCGCGTTCAGGAGGCGCCGCTGGTTCGAAGGCCGCTCCGTCCGCGGCGCTGGCCTGACGGACATCGGCTGGTTCCGGCCGGATGGGCAGGAAATGAACGACGCGGACTGGAGCACATGGTTCGCGCGGTCGATGGGCGTCTTCATCCACGGCGAGGGCATCCCCAGCCTCGACCCCTATGGGCGCCGCGTCATCGACGACAGCTTCTACCTGATCTTCAACGCCCACGGCGAGTCGCTCGATCTGCGGATGCCCGAGGTGCTGGGCGACGGGTGGGATCTGATCCTCGATACGGCAGCAGAACCGAGCTGGCTCGAGGCCCCGCATCGCGTCGAGGCGAACATCACCGCGCAGGGGCGCAGCGTGGTCCTCTTGCGCAAGCCACGGCACGAAGAAGAGCGGGGGCTCTGGAGCTGGCCGAGCCAGATGCTCAAGCGACGTGTCTGA
- a CDS encoding APC family permease — MTSSGVTPPPSSTSPRRLGLFDVVCIGVNATVGSGVFALPDDMQRAMGGWSPLAYVLCAALLLPVALCFAELAGRCDETGGSYIYAQRAFGDRIGYLVGWFCWTAAFVSWAANTTLFAELLGFQGLAGKAFCAALIVLLGAINYVGVKPGARVVNVFVIGKLAAIFCFLAGALFALDPSRLGGPLPRGFAGVGTGVYLALFPLQGFEVTPVPAGEVEDPRRTIPLATVGALLFSALLFITVQAALVASYPALDRVSQSPLSDAAGHLGPRLGLIVLVGSLVSIGGFNAGSALGAPRFAQAIARRGLLPAPIASIHPRFHTPHIAIALTTALAVCLASLFDYRRLVGMSNITIVVQYACTCLAVVRLRRIAPVSDAEASRRWVVPGGNVIPWAGAIGSLVLLAGAELNEAAFAAGTLALGALVAWVSTRRRPSAG, encoded by the coding sequence GTGACCTCATCCGGCGTCACCCCGCCACCCAGCTCGACGTCGCCGCGACGTCTCGGCCTTTTCGACGTCGTCTGCATCGGCGTCAATGCGACGGTCGGTTCGGGCGTGTTCGCCCTCCCGGACGACATGCAGCGCGCGATGGGCGGGTGGTCTCCCCTCGCATATGTCCTGTGCGCGGCGCTCTTGCTCCCGGTCGCGCTCTGCTTCGCCGAGCTCGCCGGCCGATGCGACGAGACGGGCGGTTCCTACATCTACGCTCAGCGCGCGTTCGGTGATCGCATCGGCTACCTGGTCGGCTGGTTCTGCTGGACGGCGGCGTTCGTGAGCTGGGCGGCGAACACCACCCTGTTCGCCGAGCTGCTGGGCTTCCAGGGACTAGCCGGCAAGGCCTTCTGCGCGGCACTCATCGTCTTGCTCGGCGCCATCAACTACGTCGGCGTCAAACCAGGAGCGCGCGTCGTCAACGTGTTCGTGATCGGCAAGCTGGCGGCGATCTTCTGCTTCCTCGCCGGCGCGCTCTTCGCGCTCGACCCTTCGCGCCTGGGCGGGCCCTTGCCGCGCGGCTTCGCCGGTGTGGGCACGGGGGTCTACCTGGCGCTGTTTCCCCTCCAGGGCTTCGAGGTCACCCCGGTCCCGGCAGGAGAAGTCGAGGACCCCCGTCGCACCATCCCGCTCGCCACGGTGGGAGCGCTCCTCTTTTCCGCGCTGCTCTTCATCACCGTCCAGGCTGCCCTCGTCGCTTCGTATCCAGCGCTCGACCGGGTCTCGCAGAGCCCCCTCTCGGACGCCGCCGGGCATCTCGGGCCCCGCCTCGGTCTCATCGTTCTCGTGGGGAGCCTCGTGTCCATCGGGGGCTTCAACGCAGGCAGCGCCCTCGGTGCGCCACGCTTCGCTCAAGCCATTGCCAGGAGAGGTCTCCTGCCTGCGCCCATCGCCAGCATTCACCCTCGCTTCCACACTCCGCACATCGCCATCGCGCTCACCACGGCGCTCGCTGTGTGCCTGGCGTCGCTCTTCGATTACCGGCGCCTCGTGGGGATGTCGAACATCACCATCGTGGTGCAATACGCATGCACCTGCCTCGCTGTGGTGCGGCTTCGTCGCATCGCGCCGGTGAGCGATGCGGAAGCTTCCCGTCGCTGGGTGGTTCCAGGCGGGAACGTCATCCCCTGGGCAGGAGCCATCGGGTCGCTGGTCCTCCTCGCCGGGGCCGAGCTGAACGAGGCCGCCTTTGCGGCGGGGACCCTCGCGCTCGGCGCGCTGGTCGCCTGGGTGAGCACAAGGCGCCGCCCTAGCGCAGGCTAG
- a CDS encoding HD domain-containing protein — MGLLLKRALDQAAVWHQTQRRKYPGVDVPYVSHLAGVAVVLSRHGFDDEVIAAGALHDVIEDQGVTIAELAARFGERVATLVNLVTEQDKSASWEERKRRYLEAFPTKPWEAQAITLADKIDNFQSIVVCAMEHGDPWAMFKRGRDMQLERFETLSRMCQRLPAHPLIDEYSEALAALREV, encoded by the coding sequence ATGGGTCTCCTCCTGAAACGAGCGCTCGACCAGGCCGCCGTCTGGCACCAGACCCAGCGGCGCAAATACCCAGGCGTCGACGTGCCTTACGTGAGTCACCTGGCCGGGGTGGCCGTGGTGCTGTCGAGGCACGGGTTCGACGACGAGGTGATCGCGGCCGGTGCCCTCCACGACGTGATCGAGGATCAAGGCGTGACCATCGCGGAACTCGCCGCGCGCTTCGGAGAGCGGGTGGCGACGCTCGTGAACCTGGTGACCGAGCAGGACAAGTCGGCTTCGTGGGAGGAGCGCAAGCGCCGCTACCTGGAGGCGTTCCCGACGAAGCCGTGGGAAGCGCAAGCGATCACCCTGGCGGACAAGATCGACAACTTCCAGTCCATCGTCGTCTGCGCGATGGAGCACGGCGATCCATGGGCCATGTTCAAGCGCGGGCGCGACATGCAGCTCGAGCGCTTCGAGACGCTCTCTCGCATGTGCCAGCGCCTGCCGGCGCATCCCTTGATCGACGAGTATTCCGAGGCCCTCGCGGCCCTGCGAGAGGTCTGA